In a single window of the Acyrthosiphon pisum isolate AL4f chromosome X, pea_aphid_22Mar2018_4r6ur, whole genome shotgun sequence genome:
- the LOC100169213 gene encoding signal peptidase complex catalytic subunit SEC11A-like, with amino-acid sequence MFDGFIDDLKLMNKRQVLYQVLYFGMMISTTIMIWKGLKVFTGSESPIAVVSSDSMEPAFHRGDILFLTNYEDEPVRVGEIVVFKIEGRDIPIVHRVIKLHEKSNGTIKFLTKGDNNNVDDRVFYAPGQHWLEKSDMIGRARGFLPYIGMIIILTKEYPIVKFAALIYLGLNVLVHRK; translated from the exons ATGTTTGACGGATTTATAGACGATTTGAAACTCATGAATAAACGACAA GTTCTCTATCAAGTATTGTATTTTGGAATGATGATTTCAACTACAATAATGATATGGAAAGGTTTGAAGGTTTTTACTGGTAGCGAGAGTCCAATTGCTGTTGTTTCAAG tgaTAGTATGGAACCAGCCTTTCATCGAGGTGATATATTGTTCCTAACAAACTATGAAGATGAACCAGTCAGAGTTGGTGAAATAGtcgtatttaaaattgaaggACGTGATATTCCTATAGTGCACAGGGTTATAAAACTACACGAGAA aagcaATGGCACAATTAAATTTTTGACCAAAGGTGACAACAATAATGTAGATGACAGAGTATTTTATGCTCCTGGCCAACACTGGCTAGAAAAATCCGATATGATAGGCAGAGCTAGAGGATTTTTACCATATATtggaatgattataattttaacaaaagagTACCCTATAGTCAAA